In the genome of Nocardioides sp. NBC_00368, the window CACGTCGAGCACGCGCAGCCACAGCATGTCGTCGAGCTCGGCGCTCTTGACCGCGAACGGCTCGGCGAGCGCCCAGTAGAGCGGGTCCTGCAGCGGAGCCCGGCGCCAGCCGACGCGCTCGACGAGGTCGATGTCGGCGAGGAACCGCCACAGCCGCAGGTAGGCCGCCGGGGTCAGCGCCACCAGGTCGACGACCCGGGCCATCCGCAGTCCGGAGTCGTTGCGCTCGTCGGCGGTCTTGTAGATGGCGTAGCCGTCAGGGGTGCCGGAGGCGTCGAGGTGCAGCACGGCCCGCTGCTTCGACTCGCCCTTCGAGTCGCCGTCGAAGTCGTAGGCGCTGGAGAGCCACGGCTCGTAGAACTGTGGCCGGGTGACGGACCCGCGGGTGCGCTCCTGGAAGGTGCCGTAGATCTCGGCGACCGTCTTCCAGGCGTCGGCCGGCTCGATCAGCGTCACCGAACCGTCGTCGGCCGGCACCTCGGGCCGGTAGCGGAACTTGGAGGTCACGTCGACCTCGATCTGGCGCAGGTGGGTGGCCGTGCCGAACCCGAAGCGGCCGTAGATGGAGCCCTCCGAGACGGTCAGCGCCGCCAGCGGCACCCCGGCGGCGACGGCGTCGGCGAGCGAGACGGTCATCAGCTTGCGCAGCAGCCCTTGGCGCCGGTGGGTGGGGGAGACGGTCACGTCGCTGATCAGCAGCGTCGGCAGGCTGGCGCCACCGCCCACGTTGACCGGCGAGGTCCAGGAGGAGAACGTCGCGACCGGGATCGTGGCCGAGGAGAACTCCGAGCTCTCCGCCCACGCCCCCAGCAGCGTCACCGAGTCTGCGCGGGTGTGGTCGCGCCAGACCTGGATCCCGTCGTCGTTGCCGCGTGACTGGTGGAAGCCACGCCGGGTGGCTTCGTACCACCCCTTCAGCTGGGCCTCGTCCCCGTCGAACGGGTCGAGGCTGCGGAAGACGAGACCGGGGTGCTCGAGCGCGCTCATGCTCAGAACGTACGCCGTCGGCACCCCGATCTCGACTGGTTATTCCTCCGTCAGGTCGGTGGCCGGGGCTGTCGTGACCACCTGCCGGCGGCGCCGCGAGAGGAGCCACACGGGTGCGGCCAGGAGCAGGACGACCGGCGTCCACGGGATGACGGCGCCGAGGGCGACCGCGAGGACGCGGGCCGAGGCGCCCAGCGCGTCCCAGCCGGCGCTCAGCCCGGCCAGGAAGCCGGGGTCGTCGTCGGAGGAGCCGCCGGGACCGGCCCGGTCGATGGAGACCGTGATCGTCGACAACGAGGTCTGGTCCTCGAGAGCCGCCTGCTGGGCGAGCAGCGAGTTGAGGTCGGCCTCACGACGGGCGAGCTCGGACTCGATCGAGATGACGTCGCCGATCCTCTCGGCGCGGGAGAGCAGCGTACGGATCCGCTCGATGCTCGTGCGGGCGTTCTTCACCCGCACCTCGGTGTCCACGACCTGGGTGGTGACGTCGGTGGTCGTGGTGTTGGAGTCGACCAGTGTGGCGGTGTCCTCGAGGTCGGCCATCGCGTCGTCGAACGACTTCGACGGGATCCGCAGCACCATGCGGGCGTAGCGCGGACCGTCGTCGTCGCTGTCGCTGGTCTCCTGCTCGGTGACCTGGCCGGCGTACTTGTCGGAGACGTGCTGCACCTGCGTACGCGTCTTTCCGACGTCCTTCGCGCTGAGCGCGACCGAGCCGGTGGAGATGATCGATGGCTTCACGACGGCCTGGTTCGGTGCCGCCGCATCCGCATCCTGCTCGGCCATCTCCGGACCGGCCGCCTTCCCGGCCGACGAATCGGCCAACGACTCGACCGGCGCCGAGCCGGCGTCGGCGGACTCGCCGGAACCGTCCGACCCGCCGCACGCGCCGAGGGCGAAGATGCTGACAATCACAAGGGCCGCACCCGAGATAGGCCTGACCTTTGCTGGTTTCATGCTCTCAGTACGCCCGGGGGCATGGAAACGGTGCGGGATCCGGCTGGTTTCTTCGGGCAATTCTCCGGATCAGCTCGTCGCGGCCGCCACCACCAGGGCGAGGGTCTGGGAGACGATGTCGGACCGCATCTCGGCGAGCGGCTCACCGCTGGCGTCTCCGGACAGCACCGGCACGTGGATGTGTCCCTGCTTGGTGTCCGCCTCGAGCGCGTCGCGGAGGGCGGTGGTGCGGTAAGCCGACTCGTTGGACAGGTAGTCACCGCCGCCACCAGCCAGCGCCGTGGAGCCAGGCGTCGGGTCCTCCCGGGTGACCGGCTCGGTCGATCCGGCCGGGATCTCGGTGACGACGCGGTTGATGTTCACCGGGAAGGTGCCGGGCACGGCCGCCTTCATCGCCTCGACCGGCAGCGTGGTCCGGGTCCACTGCGGCTGCGGGGTGGCGTGCGGCAGGTCCTCCGGGATCGGGATCGTCTCGTTGACACTGATCCGGTCGTTGTCGGGGAAGGTGCCGCGATGGGCGCCGTTCCACACCTCCAGGTCGAAACGGCCCGCACGGCCCTGGCTGATGGTGACGGCGGTGTCCACGTCGCGCTTGCCGGGAACCAGGTGCGGCAGGAAGGCGCGCTCGACGATGCCCTGTGCGAACGGCTCCCACAGCACCGGGAACACCACGGTCTGGATCTCGACGGGACCCTTCGCCGTCTGTACGACCCGCCCGTCCATCGCCAGCGCGGTCGCCCCGGACGGGTTCGACTGGCGGATGTTGCGATCGAGGGTGAACGGGTCGAAGCCGGAGGCCAGCACCTGCCTCGACCGGCCGGACTCGCCACGGGCGAAGGCGGTCGACTCGATCCCGCGCGAGCTCCGGTCGAAGGCGGCCAGCACCTTCGCCCGGGCGTCCTCGGACCAGGTCGGGAATCCCGGGGCCACGCGGGCGATCTCGAGCTCGCCCGCGAGACGCGCCCAGTAGAGCGGACGGTCGTCGCTGCGTGGCAGGTCGCCGCCGGCGTCGCCGCGGCCCTGCACCCGGTCGACCGCGCGCTGCCACAGCGCCTCGCCGGCGAGCCGTGCCACCGCGGTGGCAGCCTTGCTGTCGCGCGCCTCGCAGACGGCCGTCCGTACGGCGGCGGCGACGTCGTCGAACCCGGAGCGGGTCAGGATGTCGGTGACCGCCGGGTCGGTGAGCCGGGTGTGCTCCACCCGGATGTCGGGGGAGGCGACGGTCCCGCAGCCCGGATCGGCGCTCGCCGTCGCGGGCGCACCGGCGAGGCCGAGGGTGATGGCGGCGGCCAGGGCCGCCGTGGCGGCGGTAAGTGCCGTGGTTCGAGTCGACATGTGGGGGTCCTCCGAGATCGTGGCGGTCGCCGTACGTTGGAGCGGATCATGCCGGTCCCGGGACGTACTGGCCAGTGAGTTGCGGGTGCATCCGGAGGATTTCGCTGGGGGAGGGGCTTGGGTCGGGCTAGGTTGGCGCCATGGCGAAGACACCGGCGGCACACGTGCAGGCAGGCGAGCGCGAGGTGCGGATCTCCAGCCCGGACCGGGTGATCTACGAGGCGACGGACCGTACTCCCGAGGTCACCAAGCTGATGGTCGCGGAGTTCTTCGCGTCCGTCGGCGACCCGCTGATGCGGGCGCTGCGCGAGCGCCCGACCGCCCTGGAGCGCTGGCCCGACGGCTGGCGTGAGGGCATGAAGCTGGCCACCGGCCCCACCGACAAGGAGGGCGACGGCTTCTACCAGAAGCGCACGCCCAAGGGTGCGCCCGACTACCTCGAGGAGGTCGAGATCACCTTCCCGAGCGGGCGTAAGGCGCGAGAGATCTGCCCCACCGAACTCGCCATCCCGGTCTGGTGCGCCCAGATGGGCACCCTCACCTTCCACCCCTGGCCGGTACGTCGCGCGGACGTCGACCACCCCGACGAGCTGCGCATCGACCTCGACCCCCAGCCCGGCACCGACTTCGCCGACGTGGTGCGGGTCGCCGGCGTCGCCCGGGAGACTCTCGAGGAGCTCGGCCTGCGCGGCTTCGCGAAGACCAGCGGCAACCGCGGCGTCCACATCTACGTACGCATCCGCCCCGAGTGGACCTTCGAGGAGCTGCGTCACGCCGCGATCGGGTTCGGTCGCGAGCTGGAGCGTCGCGACGGGGGAGTGACCACCGCGTGGTGGAAGGAGGAGCGCGGGGAGCGCATCTTCGTCGACTTCAACCAGAACAACCGGGACCGCACGATCGCTTCGGCGTACTCGCTGCGACCCAAGCCCGGCGCCCCGGTCTCCACCCCGCTCACCTGGGAGGAGCTCGCCGAGCTCGAGGACCCGCGCGAGCTCAACCTCTTCACCGTCCCCGACTTCCTCGCCGAGGGTGACCGCTGGGCGCAGATCGACGACGAGGCGTACGACCTGACGCCGCTGCTCGAGCTCTGGGAGAAGCTGCCCGGAGGCGAGCTCAACTTCCCGCCCGACTACCCGAAGATGCCAGGAGAGCCGCCGCGGGTGCAGCCGAGCAAGAAGGTCGCGTCCCACTGGGACGAGGAGGGCAACCGGATCGGCGACAAATAGCAGAAGTGCCCGCTCAGCGCGGATCCCCCGATCGCACGAGCAGGCACTTCTTTGTCGCTGGATCCCCCCGGAACAGCGGACCCCAAGATCTTAGGGGAACGCGAGTCACAACTGCCACGTGAACCTGGTAACAGAGCGGTAACCTTTGATGTGCCCCCTGTCACATTTGCGGATTTCGCGGTAATGGAGGCGAAATGCCTCACATTCCGCTGATTCCCTCGCCCTCACCGGCCTGTTCGTCGAAGTTCTCGTGCTCGATCAGATGCAGCACCGGGACGTGAAGGTGCCGCCGGGCCTGGTGGGTCCAGTCGACGTGGAAGAACTCGGCCACGACGTGCGGCCGGGTCATGATGATCGCCTCGCGGCCGTCGACCTCGGCGACCTTGGCCCGCAGCGCTTTGACCGGGTCCTGGACCAGCTCGCCGTGGGCGGAGGCGCCCGAGGTCTCGAGGACCTTCAGGGTCTGGGCGAGGGCCTTCTCGGCCTCCTCCTTGGCTTCCTCGCGCACGGCGTCGAGGTCGATCTCGTTCATGATCATGGCCGAGCCCAGGTATTCGGCAGCGCTGAGCGTGCCCATCGCCGACTCGATCCGTGCGGCGGCGTCCTCCAAGGGCAGCAGCACGTGGTAGACCGGGTCCTCGACTCCCTCGTGGAGGGAGTGGACCCGGGTCGCGTCGTCGAGGGTGATTGCCTGCTCGACCAGGAGTACGACGTCGTAGCTCATGTCTCCGACCCTAGCCGGATTTAGACGCGCCTCCGAGCACTTCGGACAGCTCGTAGGCCACGGGTTCCTCGAGTTGCTCGTAGCCGCACGACTCCGGGTCACGGTCGGGGCGCCAGCGCTTGAACTGCGCGGTGTGCCGGAAGCGGCGCCCCTCCATGTGGTCGTAGCCGACCTCGAGCACCCGCTCCGGGCGCAGCGGGGTGAAGGACAGGTCCTTCCCCTGTGACCAGCGGCTCTGGGTGCCGGGGACCCGGTCGGGGTTGGCGGTGAGGAACTCCTGCCAGCGGCCCCACGGGTGCTCCTCGATGGGAACGACCAGCTCTTGCATCTCCTGCCACAGCTCGGCGCGTCGCACGGCGGTGAAGGACGCCGAGACCCCGATGTGCTGCAGCTCCGGTTGACCGTCCTCCCCGGGCGCGTACAGCCCCAGCAGCAGGCTCCCCAGCAGCGGCTTCTCCGGCGTGGAGGTCTTGTGCTCGCGGTAGCCTGCCACGACCACGTCCGCCGTACGCGAGTGCTTGATCTTCAGCATCGTCCGCTTGTCGGGGGAGTAGGGAGCCTCCAGCGGCTTGGCCATCACCCCGTCCAGGCCGGCGCCCTCGAACCGGGTGAACCAGTCCTGGGCGATCTCGGGGTCGGTCGTCGTCGTGCACAGATGGACGTTGTCCGAGGTCACGGTCGAGAAGATCTCCTCGAGCGCCGCCCGCCGTTCGGTCAGCGGCTTCTCCACGAAGCTCTCCTCGCCGATCGCGAGCAGATC includes:
- a CDS encoding GNAT family N-acetyltransferase, producing MSALEHPGLVFRSLDPFDGDEAQLKGWYEATRRGFHQSRGNDDGIQVWRDHTRADSVTLLGAWAESSEFSSATIPVATFSSWTSPVNVGGGASLPTLLISDVTVSPTHRRQGLLRKLMTVSLADAVAAGVPLAALTVSEGSIYGRFGFGTATHLRQIEVDVTSKFRYRPEVPADDGSVTLIEPADAWKTVAEIYGTFQERTRGSVTRPQFYEPWLSSAYDFDGDSKGESKQRAVLHLDASGTPDGYAIYKTADERNDSGLRMARVVDLVALTPAAYLRLWRFLADIDLVERVGWRRAPLQDPLYWALAEPFAVKSAELDDMLWLRVLDVPTALQARPWYAAGEIVLGVEDPLGHADGSWRVVVKDGVAEVSRTEDAPTVELAADTLGALYLGGVDVRTLAAAGRITGSPEAIETWAAMADGGPLPYCITGF
- a CDS encoding DUF4349 domain-containing protein, with the translated sequence MIVSIFALGACGGSDGSGESADAGSAPVESLADSSAGKAAGPEMAEQDADAAAPNQAVVKPSIISTGSVALSAKDVGKTRTQVQHVSDKYAGQVTEQETSDSDDDGPRYARMVLRIPSKSFDDAMADLEDTATLVDSNTTTTDVTTQVVDTEVRVKNARTSIERIRTLLSRAERIGDVISIESELARREADLNSLLAQQAALEDQTSLSTITVSIDRAGPGGSSDDDPGFLAGLSAGWDALGASARVLAVALGAVIPWTPVVLLLAAPVWLLSRRRRQVVTTAPATDLTEE
- a CDS encoding DNA polymerase domain-containing protein, whose amino-acid sequence is MAKTPAAHVQAGEREVRISSPDRVIYEATDRTPEVTKLMVAEFFASVGDPLMRALRERPTALERWPDGWREGMKLATGPTDKEGDGFYQKRTPKGAPDYLEEVEITFPSGRKAREICPTELAIPVWCAQMGTLTFHPWPVRRADVDHPDELRIDLDPQPGTDFADVVRVAGVARETLEELGLRGFAKTSGNRGVHIYVRIRPEWTFEELRHAAIGFGRELERRDGGVTTAWWKEERGERIFVDFNQNNRDRTIASAYSLRPKPGAPVSTPLTWEELAELEDPRELNLFTVPDFLAEGDRWAQIDDEAYDLTPLLELWEKLPGGELNFPPDYPKMPGEPPRVQPSKKVASHWDEEGNRIGDK
- a CDS encoding ATP-dependent DNA ligase, whose product is MDLPVMPPILPMLAKPASLEKVLSMAPNVQLEPKWDGFRCIVFKDGDEVELASRNTKPLTRYFPEVVEAMRKALPEKIVLDGEIFVAIGNRLEFEVLQQRIHPAASRITLLAEETPAAYAAFDLLAIGEESFVEKPLTERRAALEEIFSTVTSDNVHLCTTTTDPEIAQDWFTRFEGAGLDGVMAKPLEAPYSPDKRTMLKIKHSRTADVVVAGYREHKTSTPEKPLLGSLLLGLYAPGEDGQPELQHIGVSASFTAVRRAELWQEMQELVVPIEEHPWGRWQEFLTANPDRVPGTQSRWSQGKDLSFTPLRPERVLEVGYDHMEGRRFRHTAQFKRWRPDRDPESCGYEQLEEPVAYELSEVLGGASKSG